From Triticum aestivum cultivar Chinese Spring chromosome 7B, IWGSC CS RefSeq v2.1, whole genome shotgun sequence:
atcatactgcttaccaccaatgtcttattttgattcggtagtattgttggatgaagcggcccggaccaaccttacatgatcacgttcatgagaccggtcccaccggcagacatgcaactagttttgcataaaggtggttggcgggtgtctatttctccaactttagttgaatcgaatttgactacgtccggtccttgtgaacgttaaaacagcaaacttgataaatgtGAGGGCCCGGATTTCCAGGACATAAATCCCAGCAAATGACCCTTGTGTCATCACCAGCCAAGGATTACTGTTCGCTGGTGGACACTTCCTTGATACAGAATTCCAAGCAATTACAAGAATTTGAGTACAAGACCACAAAAGTCCAATGAAAATAACAAGGCTTTCTAGTTGTGGATGATGGAAGCGGCTCGTGGATCTCCAACGTCAATGGGACtccattcccacaggaacagccgacctggataactcctatcttgcGTGGCTGCTATCTTCAAATCCTACGTTGTGGGGATATCTTCGCAGTACTCCACTCTGAATcatgatctggccaagacaatagccagggacaaccCAGTGAGTGTGTTTGAATGTACCCGCATACGTCAAGAATAAAAGATATACTGGATGCATATGATTATGATGAATTAAATTATATGCATGTGCTGATTGAAAATTAAAGCATAGCATGACAAAAATTCATATGGTGCGGAAGGATAAGTGAACCATGTCAGAAGTAAACCAAAGTAATGAAATGGAGCATCGGGCGTTGGACTGCCCGAAGAATTCCAAGAAAAATGCCAAGCGGGTGTCTAAAGCGACGCCTCGGGAGGtcttaaaaagaaatgccaaatGGGTGTCTAAAAGGAGAATCAGGCAAGACATGACCGCTTGAGAATCCAAGCGACACCACGagaggtcttgaaaagaaatgccaaacgggtgtctaAAAGGAGAATCGGGCAAGACAGGACCGCCCGAGAATCCAAGCGACGCCACGAGAGGTCTTGAAAATAAAAACTAAAAGCCCGGGGTAGTCTAGCCAGCCCCTGAGAccctcaaaaaataaaataagGGAAACAGGTTAGTCCACAGTAGTATTTAATCAGCAAGAATATTCCCATCAATAGTAATCATgataataaaaatgttcatgacaGCATTAGTAATGACAATCATATCCTGCAAAAATGAATCATGCTGAGCTTAATTATTTCCTCCGGcgactgacactaagaccgacacttgaccaacccagactgtagtccttaaccatggacacggctattcgaatagatataacttTGCAAAGGGTGTACTCTTTATCCACAAGTAAAGGATTTCTTTAGTCAGCACCGAGACGCTGACTAATTCCCATTACAGCCTTTgggttgaaaacacacctgaccagcAGATTAACTTTccggatgccaggaatcacccaaagCATCATTCAAGAAAAACTCTAAGGCGGGGAGACCATtgtctcgagtagcatgggatcactatTAACACGCGCGGcttacaaggggtgcccccctctcggcctagccggatacacccatgccccccgACTCGATGACTGGCATTGCAGTCGGTACCTGGAAACCTCATCGTGGCCTCTTTGTACGACATGTGCAGggaaaggggttaacaacttactgaaccataccctacatGTGGCAGGGACATGTGGCAACATGattcaagtatgggggttaccggaacaagactcgatctatggtcaactcaggaggtttaagttttCTTGCAGTGGTTAGCACAATACCATCCCTTGGCAGTACCCCAACAGGGTCACCACTTGGTATGTCTCAACATACCCTTACTGATCACTGTTGTCACAACGAGATCTTAGTCTCACAGTCACTTTTCTCGTGACCGATTTTCCTGCAAATTAACCTGGACCAACACAGGCACATATGGCACATGAAAATATCCATACTTACTCATGCTTCAAGGTTTAACTAAAGATAAAACAACATCAAAGTGATCATGCATGTATGACTAGTGTTTTGCAAATTCTATACAAATTCAACATATTCATAATTCAATTCTACATGCAAGCAAACAAATATGCATTCACCATATCACGTGCTCAAGATGCTTGCCTTGAGCATGTAGAAGTGTTGGGTGCATTCCAAAAATTTGAAAATCTTATCTTCCctccattttctatttttcaaaatattACAATTACCACATAATTTCAAAACAgaccaaaaagttgtttggaaatttttgaaatagaTACTAagataaactagatgaaatttgaggaaTGACAGAAAAAcaatcaagtcatttggagttgtggtttaAAAACTAGAGCCAGTCAAAGTTAGGGTCAAATCTGGATTTaaattaaaacaaaaaaagaaaacggttcggtgGGGAATACGCTTTCAGAATAGGAAGACGTACTCCCGTGTTTACGCTTCCATCGATTACGCGTTCAGAACAGGGAAGACATATTGTCCAGAGTACGCTTCCACTTAGGACGAGCCGGCGTGGTGCTgggtcactgatagtgggcccACCTGACCCCCTGGTCAAGCCACGCCTCATCCGGAACCTGCTCCTCTACCGTGCCGCTGGGCACGGCAGAAGGCACCAGCGTGCCCATTGGTATGGGCTAGAAAGGCCTCACTCCATCCCCTAAAAAAAGGCCTCCCTCCTGGCCATAAAATCTATCTTAACCAGCCTAGCCGTTCACCTGATGCATCACACGGTTGCACAAGTCAACTAATTAATGGTTTCCTTGTGTTCAAATTTTTTAACGATTTTCTTGATTCTAAAAAAACGATTTCCATCAACTAAAAATACCAATTGATGATTTGTACTGCTAAAAAACTAATTAACTATTTTCAACCCCTAAAAAAACTATTTCCCTACAAAATACTAATTTACTATTATTGATGATTTGTGACAATAATAATAAATTAGTATTTTATAGGGGAAATATTTTATTGAGGGGTTGGGAAATAGGTAGGAAAATAGTTAATTTTTCTTTCTACCTGTCCAGCCGCGTGATGCATCAGTTTTGAACGTCTGGGCTAGTTAAGCTAGACTTTCGGTTAGGAGGTAAGCCTTTCTGGCCCATATCAATGTGCACGCTGGTGGTGCATAAGAAGGCACGGCACTCTGCCGTGCCCAGCGGCACGGTAGACGAGCCGGTTCCGCCTCATCCCATCCTCTCCGCCGCCGACGCATCCGCCGCCGCCGATCCAAGGCAAGCATGGTAGGTAGCCAACCAGGCGAAAGCAACGGCGGTGCCATGGATTCCATCCTTACCGTTGCCGGACAGATGAAGCAGTTGCCTGCGTACGCTATTAGCCTGTTCCGCGACTACGACGTCAAGGGCGTCGCGGCCGCGTTGGCCGAAGTTGTAAATTTCTCGTACGAGGTACAGATGGAAGTCTTCACTAAAGTGCGTTCAATTTCTATCCTGTTTGGGGTAAGATTTGGTTCATCCGATTTGATCCTTCAGTCGACGAGTCTGTTTGGGGAAATCAGTGACCAGTCGGTGGCTAGGGCAGTGATTAGTGTTAGGGGTTAACCGGATGCCTAGTCTTAAAGTTCTGGTGGTGGAAGACTGAGGTAGTGGGCCGTTCCAACATCGGCGTGTATGCGGCAGAGGTAGCCGCTGGAGAAGATGGTGATCTCGGCTGTGAGCCGAGGGAGAGGGTTCTGTTGGAGGGGATGACCAGATGGCGCCGTGCTGAGGACAGAAGGCAATCATGTGGTGGAGGCCGGTGTCTGAAATGTCTGTTGTTATCAGTCATTTGAACTGCATTCGGAATCCAACCCTAATCCTTGTTTTACCTTTAGTTGGTCACTCGTTTATTCAGAGTCTGGACTCTGgaataaaaaatattaacatacaACCCTGTAATACGTATTCAGGCTCTGGAACAGTCCAAGTATTCTGGTGCCATTGGAGCATTCCCCAACGAAGGCAAGGCCAAGGACGAGGAAGAGGATGATGGGgtggatgaagatgaggagggcgtggtggatgaagatgaggagggcgtggtggatgaagatgaggagggcgtggtggatgaagatgaggaggactGTGAAGGTGAAGATGATGAGATACTGACGGTAATTAAAGTTTTTGAAATTTCATATGTTGAAAAATACTGATTTAGTCCTGGCAGAACTTATTAGATTGCATTTAATTTGCCCTGTTGTTATACTTACTTCTTCTGATTAAGTTGATGGTTGATCACAATAAGCCTGCTACTGATGGACAGCTTCAAGTCCCTTATGAAGGCGAACGAGAGCGCAAGAAGCCAAGACTAGCAGAAGGCTTTGGGCGCCAGGCTGAGGCTGACGTTTAGTCAGTAATGATTTATGTGTAAGCACTTGTTCATTGTTGTGGTAACCTTGTTTCTTCCAGATCTAATTACGTTCTCCAAACTAGTGATTTTAGAGTTTGATCTTGCATCATGCTAGAAAAAAAAATTGATCTTGCATACAACAGTAAAGAGTCGATATCTCACTAATACTTTAGTTGCATAGATTCAGTTGAACATTCACTTCTCAATTGCGTTAATGCTGCACATCATATTCATCACCTCACCTAGGACAAAGCAGTTAGGTTATGTTGCGTACTACAAGAGGACCTTAAAAGTGATGTCTTGTTATAGAATAGCTAGACTCAGTGTGTTTATTGAAACAACATCAGCAAAGTCCAATGTGTAGTATGGTGATAGTTTTGAGCCCCTACATGTAGCTTTCATGCCAGAAGCTTAATCTGGTTCTCTAGTTTTTATGGGCCTCAGTTATCATGCTTGAAGTCCAATGTGTAGTATGGTGATAGTTTTGATCCCTGGGATGCTATGTGGAAATAACTCTGTCCGATTGTGAGCTCACCGATTATGCGAGCCTATTATATTGAATCACAATTTCATTTTTCAGAAAAGGAGTTAACTTCGTACCATAATTCCAAGTGTGAGTAAGCTATCTGAGCAATGACAAGTGATGCTTATTCATTGAGCATGGTTCACTGGAACATATAATAGTAGACTTAGTTGTAGAAGGGTTTAGTAAAGAAGTTGTAGAATGCGAGGTCCAGAATCTTTAATATATATCTATTCATTTATTATATGCATTGAGGTTTATCCTTTCTACCTGTTGGTGCGGACGTGTGGTTAAAATACATTGACAAAAACTCGTTTAGTTACTTTGTCTTGCCAAACTGCAGTAGGAAAACTATATGGTAGTGCCATTGTGGTAAGCCCTAATGCTATAGAGTTTGGATCTTCCAATTGTTATTAGTATTTGGCCTATATCAGGAAATTTGTGGAACATGATGGCTGAATCTTTACCATGAATTTATATTATATTGTCAAAGAACTAATCCCAATCAAAGTGTTGGTTTCTCTGTTGTTTTAAATGAAAAAACAAGTGTGATCGTTGttcttggttcttgttttctttacCATTTACCATGAATCAAATGTCTTCTTCCTGGTGCAAAGAAATGTCAATTCGTTTAATCCAGAGTAGTCACACCTAGTAATTTATAGAGCAAGTGTTTTAAAATCTATACTTACACAGCTTTTTTCGTTGTTCTGACAGGGTCCGTTGATTGAAGCAACAAGAGGCATTTCGACAGTGACTGCGTTGTTGTTTCCCCTGTAGATGTCTTGAAAAATGGGCCTTAGTTATCATTTGCCATCTGTAAACAAGATCTATTATATGACTGCATCCTTAAGAACATGTTTCATCCTGAATAACATGATCGTCATTCGTATTGTTGGCATGCTTGGTACCTATGGTGCTTTTTTATGTCTGCACAACTTGTAATAACTTCACATCATCGTTTGCGCCAGGGGTTATTCTTTCGCTCGAGTCAAACCTGAGCAGCTTCACTGATGAAAATCACTAAACATAGAAAACAGTGGAATCTCTACTACCTTATACAGTATAAAAGAAGCACCACACGGTGCAGTAACAAAACATCCCAGCCGTCAAAAAATAACGATCCAAATCAGCACCAAATACGGCTGAGCACTAACCTATCGTCCTAGCTTAGTCGTCCAAATCAGCACCAAATACGGCTGAGCACTAATCTACCGTCCTAGCTTAGTCACCGCTTGTCATTGCAtaatcatccatgcatcatgttcaaATTCAAATGAATGTTGAACATCACTCTTGATAGAGAGGGAGGATCTGCCTTTTtagatttctttttctatttatttttccatCTAGGATTAGAACCGTATACTTGGTAATAATAGCAATGACACATTATGGCAAAAGAAGTTTGATTCAGAGGGAGAAGAAGCGGCAGAAATACCATTTGATTCGTCAATCTTTTTTTTAAAAAGATAAGAAGCAAAGTTTCTCCCTTGAGTTTGAGTGAAAAAACGAAAATGCGAGAAAAACTGCAATTCCTACAGCGTAATAGTGCATCTACACGCCTTCATCGACGTTGTTTTTTGAatgttcaaattcaaattaatgttgaaatggggatgatcaaaACCCTAGCAGATAATTTTCCAACTAGGTTCAACTGTAAtttttttcaatgaacccaaaatgcccttcaaaaaagttcatcatttttgaaatgggtgaaaacttctgccaaaaatgatgcacacatttctagAACATATCTGGATTTTttaattaactcatattgtatttgaattgggacaattaaatactataaatattttaaatgctccatTAATTATGAAATTTACCGCGGGGCTTTGGAATTATTCCGCCACAAAATAATTTTGAGAAGCAAGAAAAATGATTTAGTATTTCTACTAAATGAAAACAGAAGAGAAAAACTAGAAaatagtaaaataaaagagaaaggcaGAAGGAAAGGAAACTTACATGGCACAGCCCACCTGCCCAgcgctggcggcccagcccacctccacttgcgagtcgtcttcaacctctgcctactgacAAAGGCGAGACAGCGCACGACGCCCGCCCGCACGCCACACCACACCTCCCCGCCTCCCTGCTACGCTGGTGAGCAGGACAAGCTCGCGGAAGACGTCTGGATCGAGCAGACGTCCCCCACCCCCTAGCTCCTCCTCGTTCGATCCCCGCCATGGCCGAGACCACCATAAACATGACATCGCCGTTCCCGTACCCACCACCTCCCACTCGTCCCCTCGACATGCCCATGAGCTTCGCCTCAAAGCCCTTGTCCTCTACGTCGAGCCACGCACCGCTGGACGCCCCCGAACGTCCTCACTGCCGTCGTCTTCAAGCTCGGGCGCCGGAgatctatccagcatgcatctagagtattaagttcataaagaacggagtaacgccttaagcaagatgacatgatgtagacaaagtaaactcaatcagtatgaataaaccccatcattttacccttaatggcaacaatacaaatatgtgtcttgtcaccttctgtcactaggatatagatcaccgcaagattgaacccatcacaaagcacctctccaattgaaagatagatcaatctagttggccaaaccaagtcaatagatcggagagaaatacaaatctataataatcatgcataaaagagttcagagaagactcaaataatattcatggataatctgatcataaactcacaattcatcggatcccaacaaacacaccgcggaaaaggattacatagaatagatctccaagaacatcatggagaacattgtattgaacatcaaagagatagaagaagccatctagctactagttatggacccgtaggtctgtggtaaactactcacgcatcatcgaaagggcagcaaggttgatgtagagcccctccgtggtcgattccccctccagcagagtgccgaaAAATGCctttagatgggatctcacgagaacaaaaACTTGCGGCGacggaaaaagtatttcgggtggctctctaatgtatggggaatatttgagaatttatagaggtgaaaTTAGGTCAAGAagtgccatgaggggcccacaagcccgggTGCGCCTCCCGATCTTGTCGCTCCCTCATGGCTCAtcaggtcttctcccgaaccttctagggtcccttctggtccaaaaaaaataatccaaagttttttctctgTCCAGACTCTGTTTGATATTAATTTCCCGAAAAgccaaaaataagcaaaaaaaacaaCCAACACCGTGCAcgaggttaataggttggtccaaAATAATGATATATAACTGCATAacaaacatccaagattgatactataataacatggaacaataaaaaaattataggtacgttggagacgtattaagtatccccaagcttaattcctgctcgtcctcgagtagctaaatgataaaaacagaatttttgatgtggaatgctacctatcatattcatcatttAATCTCTGTTTTGTGGCATGAATATCAAGTTTCGaatgattcaaatcaatagtcaATAACTTGACATAAAGACATAAATACTCAGGCATCccgacaaacaatcatgtctttcaaaatatcaatgctaaagaacagtatccctacaaaatcatatagccttgtcatgctccatcttcttaacacaaagtatttattatgcacaacctcgatggcaagccgagcaattggttcatactttttaacgtgcttcagctttttcaaccctcacgcaatacatgagcgcaagcattggatatatcactatgggtggaatagagtacggTGGTAGATATGATatggagaggacaaaaaggagaaagtctcatgtcGACGAggttaatcaatgggctatggagatgcccatcaattgatgtcaatgcaaggagtagggtttgccatgcaacagatgcactaagagctacaagtgtatgaaagctcaaaaaaaactaagtgggtgtgcatccaacttgcttactcatgaagacctcgggcatttgaggaagctcatcattggaatatacaagccaagctctataatgaaaattcccactagttagatgaaagtgaaagcataggagactctccatataaaaaacatggtgctactttgaagcacaagtgtcgaaaggatagtaacattgccccttctctatttttctctaatttcttcttttctctttttcctttttttctttttctttcctttttttcttgggctctttttggcctcttttttttcgtccggagtctcaccccgagggaatcatagtctccatcaccctttcctaacttgggacaatgctctaataatgaataatgatgatcatcacacttttgtttacttagaactcaaaattacaactcgatactagaacataatatgactatatgaatgcctctggtggtgtaccaggatgtgcaatgatctagtgtaacatgtataaaaaatgatgaaaggtggttgagccacaaatactatgtcagctatatgatcttgcaaagcaacatgacaatgataaTGTGTGTCATAAAAATGGAACGGtgaaagttgcatagcaatatatctcagaatggctatggaaatgccataataggtaggtatgatggctgttttgaggaagatataaggaggctcatgtgtgatagagcgtatcatatcacggggtttggatgcaccgaaaaattttgcaccacatctcaaggtgagaaagggcaatgcacggtgcgtataatccatggactcacattagtcataaagaattcacatacttattgcaaaagtttattagccctcgaagaaaaatactactacgcatgcccctagggggatagattggtaggaaaagaccatcgctcgtcc
This genomic window contains:
- the LOC123160733 gene encoding protein bfr2 isoform X3, translated to MVGSQPGESNGGAMDSILTVAGQMKQLPAYAISLFRDYDVKGVAAALAEVVNFSYEALEQSKYSGAIGAFPNEGKAKDEEEDDGVDEDEEGVVDEDEEGVVDEDEEGVVDEDEEDCEGEDDEILTPATDGQLQVPYEGERERKKPRLAEGFGRQAEADV
- the LOC123160733 gene encoding protein BFR2 isoform X4; this translates as MVGSQPGESNGGAMDSILTVAGQMKQLPAYAISLFRDYDVKGVAAALAEVVNFSYEALEQSKYSGAIGAFPNEGKAKDEEEDDGVDEDEEGVVDEDEEGVVDEDEEGVVDEDEEDCEGEDDEILTLQVPYEGERERKKPRLAEGFGRQAEADV
- the LOC123160733 gene encoding guanine nucleotide-binding protein-like 3 homolog isoform X2; this encodes MVGSQPGESNGGAMDSILTVAGQMKQLPAYAISLFRDYDVKGVAAALAEVVNFSYEVQMEVFTKALEQSKYSGAIGAFPNEGKAKDEEEDDGVDEDEEGVVDEDEEGVVDEDEEGVVDEDEEDCEGEDDEILTLQVPYEGERERKKPRLAEGFGRQAEADV
- the LOC123160733 gene encoding acidic leucine-rich nuclear phosphoprotein 32 family member B isoform X1, yielding MVGSQPGESNGGAMDSILTVAGQMKQLPAYAISLFRDYDVKGVAAALAEVVNFSYEVQMEVFTKALEQSKYSGAIGAFPNEGKAKDEEEDDGVDEDEEGVVDEDEEGVVDEDEEGVVDEDEEDCEGEDDEILTPATDGQLQVPYEGERERKKPRLAEGFGRQAEADV